The following proteins are encoded in a genomic region of Mobula hypostoma chromosome 23, sMobHyp1.1, whole genome shotgun sequence:
- the gemin4 gene encoding gem-associated protein 4, producing the protein MEWGSWICCEKMAVLHGGFLLAEKKSQHGTLLEVKKSDWPTLGKPIVCAVQEICINEADVVQGPTKLWQEKVLALVWAKLLNSNANEAGMKEKVNSDAESDRRWKEDLFFSAEGMIPEINHTVLFELVKSLRAAEDFVKLLSALPADTCRLEMTRFLDHVLDDTSDEDVGVFLDVWWELLKVNEGQRDEIAQTFGDEVKKYLARSADEFCRSPKRLKLDPDIPLLPPVSLPGSSGDLSIPPLFLDGLKQMKAHVTQYVYKCSAIVKLIDTLCRSLLPDGGVELPTEVYLQKLSSLIVLGNPLVQPFPVTTDFISIVKKSERELRASYQKSAFQLPQGELAPGVELLADIFQSWAPEIQTELENDTVSGRLALYRTVESLKYLNQVSPLFQNCEVVPQNTKEILSDLVLSSSSFVQKFDSCILPDDAATVDKVKMSAALTIIDSRMERFEEIREIFVSTPSWAFSECGWLECLERNKEIYQSTVLVLKLAGTLTDRSPCVTTEPSKVKRLKNVILDCLSALSVADKNKALLGVLSAYGGKGLCRDGGVVKNWFEEEVNMVFNCITQSEAVNSIDKAVTAVVRVAFLNPEATLQKMCHLAAVNLGAHKLFGQILKNLPALSCKDDQSSEGQNILAKCLLEVSFDSFASAKEEHQFLEFLTLLMEPAEVVDQEPPIPLLQPAHVVKMFVLPYLAGGDSKIVFPLKVLNSALKLSTTDDGTKEHWLLGCCPFPLIYALSQLLDSCILCWEDHSTKASNHVSIETKALLTETLEMVCDAVEQIISVNPDMWSTSVCWLYRETEHLDWTVRLWLKSIFGGHFKYEVPATLFEVCDLSDDGWSPLNLPQYGPGTGLLAWMECCSVSTHMMEQMLSHLVIDAKNDEEVNMFTKGFLIALIQLLPWCSSGEWKRLNHVVKSLLQRELLHVPFTLEYVHYLPLLNLRPFAHHLQFSQLLLRAFQLICSCSCSDWLLTSGWKYVARQCASSVSDILESVKCKLKGLAAQNVDGNQEASFVIVQLFCHVIHIMVMMPSGTSDSLYYVSLELLSQYETLMLANTSTTGLLKKINEKHFLHSIAENLVSEEQRSVLLQKISKIC; encoded by the coding sequence GGTCTTGGATTTGTTGTGAGAAGATGGCAGTCCTCCATGGTGGCTTTCTGTTGGCTGAGAAGAAGAGTCAACATGGAACACTTTTGGAAGTGAAGAAATCTGATTGGCCTACCTTAGGAAAACCCATTGTTTGTGCTGTGCAAGAAATCTGTATCAATGAGGCAGATGTGGTGCAGGGTCCAACAAAGCTGTGGCAGGAGAAAGTGCTGGCACTTGTGTGGGCAAAGCTGCTGAATTCTAATGCAAATGAAGCTGGCATGAAGGAGAAGGTAAATTCCGATGCCGAGAGTGACCGGAGATGGAAGGAAGACCTCTTCTTTTCCGCAGAAGGCATGATTCCTGAGATCAATCACACTGTGCTGTTTGAGCTGGTAAAATCATTGAGGGCTGCAGAAGACTTTGTTAAATTGCTGTCTGCATTACCCGCAGACACATGCCGCCTGGAGATGACCCGTTTTCTGGATCACGTTCTTGATGACACTTCTGATGAAGATGTGGGAGTCTTTCTGGATGTATGGTGGGAACTGCTGAAGGTGAATGAAGGGCAGAGGGATGAAATTGCTCAAACGTTTGGAGATGAGGTTAAAAAGTACCTGGCACGATCAGCTGATGAATTCTGCCGTTCGCCGAAAAGGCTCAAACTAGATCCTGATATTCCTTTGCTCCCTCCAGTGAGCTTGCCTGGATCCTCGGGCGACCTGTCCATCCCTCCTCTGTTTCTAGATGGACTCAAGCAGATGAAAGCTCATGTAACACAGTATGTTTATAAATGTTCTGCTATAGTAAAACTAATAGACACTTTATGCAGGTCcctgcttcctgatggtggtGTTGAGCTGCCCACTGAGGTGTATTTGCAGAAACTTTCCAGTCTGATTGTGTTAGGTAATCCCTTGGTCCAACCATTTCCAGTTACCACAGATTTCATCTCGATTGTAAAGAAGTCAGAGAGGGAACTGAGAGCCTCCTACCAAAAGTCTGCGTTCCAATTGCCACAGGGTGAATTAGCTCCAGGGGTTGAATTACTTGCAGACATCTTCCAGTCGTGGGCACCTGAAATCCAAACTGAGCTGGAGAATGACACTGTGAGCGGACGCCTTGCTTTGTATAGAACAGTCGAAAGTTTGAAATACCTAAATCAAGTCAGCCCATTGTTTCAAAATTGCGAGGTGGTTCCTCAAAATACAAAGGAAATTCTATCTGATTTAGTACTGAGTTCATCTTCCTTTGTCCAGAAGTTTGATTCCTGTATATTGCCAGATGATGCCGCTACTGTAGATAAAGTGAAGATGTCTGCGGCTTTAACAATAATTGATAGTAGAATGGAACGGTTTGAAGAGATAAGAGAAATATTTGTGTCAACTCCCAGCTGGGCTTTTTCAGAGTGCGGCTGGCTCGAATGCcttgaaaggaataaagagattTATCAAAGCACTGTTTTAGTTTTGAAGTTAGCTGGAACACTTACCGATAGGTCCCCTTGTGTGACCACTGAACCATCAAAAGTCAAACGATTGAAGAATGTGATTTTGGATTGTCTGTCTGCGCTCTCAGTCGCAGACAAAAATAAAGCCCTCTTGGGAGTACTGTCTGCCTATGGTGGCAAGGGCCTCTGTAGAGACGGAGGAGTAGTGAAGAATTGGTTTGAGGAAGAGGTGAACATGGTGTTCAATTGTATTACCCAGAGTGAGGCAGTAAATAGCATTGATAAAGCTGTGACTGCTGTTGTTAGGGTTGCTTTTTTAAATCCAGAAGCCACCCTGCAGAAAATGTGCCACTTGGCCGCCGTGAATCTGGGTGCTCACAAGCTTTTTGGCCAGATCCTGAAGAACCTACCAGCACTGTCTTGCAAGGACGATCAGTCCTCAGAAGGGCAAAATATTTTGGCAAAGTGTCTTTTGGAAGTTAGCTTTGACAGCTTCGCCAGCGCCAAGGAGGAACACCAGTTTCTTGAGTTCCTGACATTGCTGATGGAACCTGCAGAGGTCGTTGATCAAGAACCCCCAATTCCACTTCTCCAGCCCGCACATGTTGTAAAGATGTTTGTTCTTCCTTACTTGGCAGGAGGCGATTCCAAGATCGTGTTTCCTCTCAAGGTTCTTAACAGTGCTTTAAAACTGTCTACGACTGACGACGGAACCAAGGAGCACTGGCTACTCGGCTGCTGCCCATTTCCTCTCATCTATGCCCTTTCTCAGCTCCTGGACAGCTGCATCTTGTGCTGGGAGGACCATAGTACTAAGGCATCCAATCATGTTTCAATAGAAACAAAAGCTCTCCTAACTGAGACGTTGGAAATGGTGTGTGATGCCGTTGAACAGATAATTTCTGTAAATCCGGATATGTGGTCAACTTCTGTTTGTTGGCTGTACAGGGAAACCGAACATTTGGACTGGACTGTGCGCCTTTGGTTAAAGAGCATCTTTGGGGGACATTTTAAATATGAGGTACCTGCCACGTTGTTTGAGGTGTGTGACCTTTCTGATGATGGTTGGTCACCACTCAACCTTCCACAGTATGGTCCAGGTACTGGGCTCCTGGCCTGGATGGAGTGTTGTAGTGTTTCCACACACATGATGGAGCAGATGTTGTCCCATCTAGTAATTGATGCAAAAAATGATGAGGAAGTCAACATGTTCACCAAGGGCTTTCTAATTGCGCTGATCCAGCTCCTGCCGTGGTGCAGTTCAGGTGAATGGAAACGTCTCAACCACGTTGTGAAGAGCCTTCTACAGCGCGAATTACTTCATGTGCCATTTACTCTGGAATACGTTCATTACCTGCCGCTGCTTAACCTCCGGCCTTTTGCGCATCACTTGCAGTTCTCTCAGCTCCTGCTCCGAGCCTTTCAGCTGATCTGCAGTTGTAGCTGCTCTGACTGGCTTCTGACATCAGGGTGGAAGTACGTAGCACGGCAGTGTGCCAGCAGCGTGTCAGACATTTTAGAGTCGGTGAAGTGCAAACTCAAAGGACTTGCAGCTCAGAATGTTGATGGGAATCAAGAAGCCAGCTTTGTGATTGTGCAACTTTTTTGTCACGTAATTCATATTATGGTGATGATGCCCTCTGGGACCTCTGATTCTCTGTATTATGTATCCTTGGAGCTGCTTTCTCAGTATGAGACCCTGATGTTGGCCAATACCTCTACTACTGGGTTACTTAAGAAGATCAATGAAAAACACTTCCTCCATTCCATTGCAGAGAATCTGGTCAGTGAAGAACAGCGTTCAGTTTTACTACAGAAAATCAGTAAAATATGCTGA